One Podarcis muralis chromosome 1, rPodMur119.hap1.1, whole genome shotgun sequence genomic window carries:
- the TMX1 gene encoding thioredoxin-related transmembrane protein 1 isoform X1, producing the protein MAAPGGFPFSSAAPPPPPRRLLLLFLALLFLAAGPARAGRSRVRALSDGSWRDLLQGEWMVEFYAPWCPACQNLQPEWESFAEWGEDLEINIAKVDVTEQPGLSGRFIITALPTIYHCKDGEFRRYQGPRTKTDFINFISDQEWKSTEPISSWFGPSSFLMSSMSALFQLSMWIRNCHNYFTENLGIPAWGSYAIFAFATLFSGLLLGLIMVFLADCICPSKKHRPLQHHYQKKPPESTRLLPKAGEGLEEDDLSDAELEPREPPNALRQRTANPVARAGAEQS; encoded by the exons ATGGCGGCTCCCGGCGGCTTCCCGTTCTCCtcagcagcgccgccgccgccgcctcgccgcctcctcctcctcttcctcgcgCTCCTCTTCCTGGCGGCGGGGCCCGCGCGGGCGGGAAGGAGCCGAGTGAGGGCGCTGAGCGACGGGTCGTGGAGGGACCTCCTGCAGGGAGAGTGGATGGTCGAGTT TTATGCTCCTTGGTGCCCTGCCTGTCAGAACTTACAGCCAGAATGGGAGAGCTTTGCTGAATGGGGGGAGGACCTCGAAATTAACATTGCAAAAGTGGATGTGACAGAGCAGCCAG GACTGAGTGGACGGTTTATCATAACAGCACTCCCCACCATCTACCA CTGTAAAGATGGTGAATTCAGACGATACCAGGGTCCACGGACTAAAACGGATTTCATCAATTTCATCAGTGACCAGGAGTGGAAGTCCACAGAGCCCATTTCTTCATGGTTTGGTCCATCTTCCTTCCT gATGAGCAGCATGTCTGCCTTGTTCCAGCTATCTATGTGGAtcagg AACTGCCACAACTATTTCACAGAAAACCTCGGCATCCCAGCCTGGGGGTCCTATGCCATTTTTGCATTTGCAACGTTGTTTTCAGGACTCCTTTTGGGGCTT ATAATGGTATTTCTGGCAGACTGTATTTGCCCTTCCAAAAAGCACAGACCGCTGCAGCACCATTATCAAA aaaAGCCACCGGAGTCTACTCGGCTCTTGCCAAAAGCGGGTGAAGGACTGGAGGAAGATGATCTTTCCGATGCAGAGCTGGAGCCCAGAGAACCACCGAATGCACTGAGGCAGCGTACTGCAAACCCTGTTGCCCGCGCTGGAGCAGAGCAGTCGTAG
- the TMX1 gene encoding thioredoxin-related transmembrane protein 1 isoform X2, translated as MAAPGGFPFSSAAPPPPPRRLLLLFLALLFLAAGPARAGRSRVRALSDGSWRDLLQGEWMVEFYAPWCPACQNLQPEWESFAEWGEDLEINIAKVDVTEQPGLSGRFIITALPTIYHCKDGEFRRYQGPRTKTDFINFISDQEWKSTEPISSWFGPSSFLMSSMSALFQLSMWIRIMVFLADCICPSKKHRPLQHHYQKKPPESTRLLPKAGEGLEEDDLSDAELEPREPPNALRQRTANPVARAGAEQS; from the exons ATGGCGGCTCCCGGCGGCTTCCCGTTCTCCtcagcagcgccgccgccgccgcctcgccgcctcctcctcctcttcctcgcgCTCCTCTTCCTGGCGGCGGGGCCCGCGCGGGCGGGAAGGAGCCGAGTGAGGGCGCTGAGCGACGGGTCGTGGAGGGACCTCCTGCAGGGAGAGTGGATGGTCGAGTT TTATGCTCCTTGGTGCCCTGCCTGTCAGAACTTACAGCCAGAATGGGAGAGCTTTGCTGAATGGGGGGAGGACCTCGAAATTAACATTGCAAAAGTGGATGTGACAGAGCAGCCAG GACTGAGTGGACGGTTTATCATAACAGCACTCCCCACCATCTACCA CTGTAAAGATGGTGAATTCAGACGATACCAGGGTCCACGGACTAAAACGGATTTCATCAATTTCATCAGTGACCAGGAGTGGAAGTCCACAGAGCCCATTTCTTCATGGTTTGGTCCATCTTCCTTCCT gATGAGCAGCATGTCTGCCTTGTTCCAGCTATCTATGTGGAtcagg ATAATGGTATTTCTGGCAGACTGTATTTGCCCTTCCAAAAAGCACAGACCGCTGCAGCACCATTATCAAA aaaAGCCACCGGAGTCTACTCGGCTCTTGCCAAAAGCGGGTGAAGGACTGGAGGAAGATGATCTTTCCGATGCAGAGCTGGAGCCCAGAGAACCACCGAATGCACTGAGGCAGCGTACTGCAAACCCTGTTGCCCGCGCTGGAGCAGAGCAGTCGTAG